The following proteins are co-located in the Solea solea chromosome 21, fSolSol10.1, whole genome shotgun sequence genome:
- the spag9b gene encoding C-Jun-amino-terminal kinase-interacting protein 4 isoform X3 encodes MELDDVVLYQDDSGNSTVMSERVTGLASSIYREFERLIEKYDEDVVKELMPLVVAVLENLDSVFAVNQEHEVDLELLKEDNEQLVTQYEREKALRKHVEERYIAFEDSLDGEKKDLQRRLESLESHTRHLELKTKNYAEQISRLEEREAELKKEYNTLHQRHTEMIHSYMEHLERTKHQHMVAPAEPSDAVTSARTRKERPISMGIFQLPGADGVTPDLHREPTDPSAEPWRFNNLSHPQSNTSLKDEFAGLTPSKSSSPNSKGGAQGGGPSQDGTSKSNASTSPRDGKSSSMSSASSQAGGNMSATPLSTTASDVTMESVNSPLQEQEGSDRINKNLDRNSGKPESNKNISVVQGGQQESTPIKDGAENVEKSEVQKIIESTPELNMDLEGCRGTSTPAKGGIENLAFGRNTDSLFEELSSAGNDLIGDVDDGADLLGMGREVEHLIHENTQLLETKNALNVVKNDLISRVDELSCEKEVLQGELEALSQAKGKLEERNKELEEELRKVRVELEESKHKVKNDNEDDSDVPTAQRKRFTRVEMARVLMERNQYKERLMELQEAVRWTEMIRASKENPSLPEKKKSSLWQLSFSRLFSSSGAAAKKPATTEAPVNVKYNAPTSQIQPSVKKRSSALQQLPSDKSKAFDFLNEEVASDKVVSRREQKREQYKQVKAHVQKEDGRVQAYGWSLPKKYKVNGGQTESKMKNLPVPVFLRPLDEKDASMKLWCAAGVNLSGGKTRDGGSIVGASVFYSDVPGPESPTRGTGSQTSLDKLDQDLKEQQKELRQQDELSSLVWICTSTQSTTKVVVIDGNQPGNILESFFICDSHVLCIASVPGARETDYPAGEEVPPNCHAGPAGDDGSCVTDVSSAGGGGGGGVLGGITVVGCAAEGSAAVPQTADGAGGDGESESRAAAEEATEATEVSAGMSDHRGTLRGVYTEHVFTDPLGAQQTPETSETPETSETSGSYTQRESDLLKDGVGSDSTATAEEHQDLMMEEAQKMSSVLPTMWLGAQNGCVYVHSSVAQWKKCLHSIKLKDSVLGIVHVKGRVLVGLADGTLAVFHRGVDGQWDLTNYHLLDLGRPHHSIRCMTVVHDKVWCGYRNKIYVVQPKAMKIEKSFDAHPRKDSQVRQLAWDGDGIWVSIRLDSTLRLFHAHTFQHLQDVDIEPYVSKMLGTGKLGFSFVRITALMVSCNRLWIGTGNGVIISIPLTESAAKAIKAAGNHPGSVVRVYGDDSGDKVTAGTFVPYCSMAHAQLCFHGHRDAVKFFSAVPGHAIPSSSCGGETAGDKALDASSQEGTKSMLVMSGGEGYIDFRMGDEDGEADAGEDVPIKLQPFLAKAERSHLIVWQVLVNDD; translated from the exons ATGGAGCTGGACGACGTCGTCCTGTACCAGGATGACTCGGGCAACTCCACCGTGATGTCCGAGCGCGTCACCGGGTTGGCCAGCTCCATCTACCGCGAGTTCGAGCGGCTCATCGAGAAGTACGACGAGGACGTGGTGAAGGAGCTGATGCCGCTGGTCGTAGCCGTGCTGGAGAACCTGGACTCGGTGTTCGCTGTCAATCAGGAGCACGAAGTGGATTTGGAGCTCCTGAAGGAGGACAACGAGCAGCTCGTCACCCAGTACGAGCGAGAGAAAGCGCTGAGGAAACACGTAGAGGAG AGGTACATCGCCTTTGAAGACTCCCTGGACGGGGAGAAGAAGGACCTCCAGCGTCGCCTGGAGTCTCTGGAGTCTCACACTCGCCACCTGGAGCTGAAAACTAAGAACTATGCAGAACAGA TCAGCAGattggaggagagagaggcagagctcAAAAAGGAGTATAACACCCTTCATCAGAGACACACTGAG ATGATCCACAGCTACATGGAGCACCTGGAGCGTACCAAACACCAACACATGGTGGCGCCAGCAGAGCCGTCGGATGCAGTCACGTCGGCAAGAACGCG GAAGGAGCGTCCCATCTCCATGGGCATATTCCAGCTTCCTGGCGCTGATGGCGTGACCCCCGACCTGCACCGGGAACCCACGGACCCCTCGGCCGAACCATGGAGATTCAACAACCTCAGCCACCCGCAGTCCAACACAAGCCTCAAG GACGAGTTCGCCGGTTTGACTCCCTCCAAATCCAGTTCTCCAAACTCCAAAGGCGGAGCTCAGGGTGGAGGACCCTCTCAGGATGGTACCTCTAAATCAAACGCGTCCACATCTCCTCGTGATGGGAAGTCCAGCAGTATGAGTTCTGCGTCCAGTCAGGCCGGTGGGAACATGTCCGCCACGCCGCTGTCCACCACAGCTTCAGATGTGACCATGGAGTCTGTGAACTCTCCTCTCCAGGAACAAGAAGGTTCGGACAGGATCAACAAAAATCTGGACCGGAACAGCGGGAAACCAGAGAGCAATAAGAACATCTCGGTGGTACAAGGGGGACAACAGGAGTCCACACCCATCAAAG ACGGAGCAGAAAACGTGGAGAAGTCTGAGGTGCAGAAGATCATAGAGTCCACTCCGGAACTCAATATGGACCTCGAGGGCTGCAGAGGAACCAG CACGCCGGCTAAAGGCGGCATCGAGAACCTGGCGTTCGGCCGGAACACGGACTCTCTGTTCGAGGAGCTGTCGTCCGCGGGGAACGACCTGATCGGAGACGTGGATGATGGAGCAGACCTGCTGG GTATGGGACGGGAAGTGGAACATCTGATTCATGAGAACACGCAGCTGCTGGAAACCAa aAACGCTCTGAACGTGGTGAAGAATGATCTGATCTCACGCGTGGACGAGCTGTCGTGCGAGAAGGAGGTTCTTCAAGGAGAACTGGAGGCTCTGAGTCAGGCCAAGGGCAAACTGGAGGAGAGGAACAAGGAGTTAGAGGAGGAACTCAGGAA GGTTCGAGTAGAGTTGGAAGAGTccaaacacaaagtcaaaaaTGACAACGAGGACGAT AGCGACGTGCCCACAGCGCAGAGGAAGCGCTTCACCAGGGTGGAGATGGCTCGCGTCCTGATGGAGAGGAACCAGTACAAGGAGCGACTGATGGAGCTGCAGGAGGCCGTCAGATGGACCGAGATGATCCG AGCTTCAAAGGAGAATCCGTCTCttccagagaagaagaaatccaGCCTCTGGCAGTTG AGTTTCAGCCGTCTGTTCAGCTCGTCGGGTGCCGCCGCCAAGAAGCCGGCGACGACGGAAGCCCCGGTCAACGTCAAGTACAACGCGCCCACCTCTCAGATTCAGCCGTCggtgaagaagaggagcagcGCGCTGCAGCAGCTGCCCAGCGACAAGAGCAAGGCCTTTGACTTCCTCAACGAAGA AGTGGCGTCAGACAAAGTGGTTTCCAGACGAGAGCAGAAGAGAGAGCAGTACAAACAGGTCAAAGCTCACGTGCAGAAGGAGGACGGCAGAGTGCAGGCGTACGGCTGGAGTCTGCCCAAGAAATACAAA GTCAACGGAGGTCAGACGGAGAGTAAGATGAAGAATCTGCCCGTTCCTGTTTTCCTCAGACCGCTGGACGAGAAAGATGCTTCTATGAAG CTGTGGTGTGCCGCTGGTGTGAATCTCTCTGGAGGTAAAACCAGAGACGGCGGCTCCATCGTGGGAGCCAGCGTCTTCTACAGTGACGTCCCCGGACCTGAGAGTCCCACACGGGGGACGGGCTCTCAGACTAGCCTGGACAAACTGGACCAAGACCTcaag GAGCAGCAGAAGGAGCTGAGGCAGCAGGACGAGCTGTCGTCGCTGGTGTGGATCTGCACCAGCACACAGTCCACCACCAAAGTTGTCGTCATCGACGGCAATCAGCCCGGAAACATCCTGGAGAGCTTCTTCATCTGTGACTCGCACGTGCTCTGCATCGCCAGCGTGCCTG GTGCAAGAGAAACCGACTACCCCGCAGGTGAAGAAGTGCCTCCAAACTGCCACGCAGGACCAGCGGGAGACGACGGCTCCTGTGTGACCGACGTTAGCTCGgcaggcggcggcggcggcggcggcgtgcTCGGAGGCATCACCGTCGTCGGCTGTGCAGCTGAAGGATCCGCCGCTGTTCCCCAAACGGCAGACGGtgcaggaggagatggagaatcTG aatccagagcagcagcagaagaagccaCGGAGGCGACGGAGGTCAGCGCTGGGATGTCTGACCACAGAGGGACTCTGAGGGGCGTCTACACCGAGCACGTCTTCACCGACCCGCTGGGAGCTCAGCAGACGCCGGAGACATCAGAGACGCCAGAGACGTCAGAGACGTCAGGCAGCTACACTCAGAG GGAGAGCGATCTGCTGAAAGACGGCGTCGGCTCAGACTCCACAGCCACAGCCGAGGAGCATCAGGACCTGATGATGGAGGAGGCTCAGAAGATGAGCAGCGTTCTGCCCACCATGTGGCTCGGAGCACAGAACGGCTG TGTGTACGTCCACTCGTCTGTCGCTCAGTGGAAGAAATGTCTCCACTCCATAAAGCTGAAGGACTCTGTGCTCGGCATCGT ACACGTGAAAGGACGAGTACTGGTCGGACTCGCTGACGGCACGTTAGCCGTTTTCCACAGAGGAGTGG ACGGACAGTGGGACCTGACAAACTACCACCTGCTCGACCTGGGTCGACCTCACCACTCCATCCGCTGCATGACCGTCGTGCACGACAAGGTGTGGTGCGGCTACAGGAACAAGATCTACGTGGTGCAGCCCAAAGCCATGAAGATAGAG AAATCATTCGACGCTCACCCCCGCAAGGACAGTCAGGTGCGCCAGTTGGCCTGGGACGGAGACGGCATCTGGGTGTCCATCAGGCTGGACTCCACCCTCAGGTTGTTCCACGCTCACACCTTCCAGCACCTGCAGGACGTCGACATCGAGCCCTACGTCAGCAAGATGCTGG GAACGGGGAAACTGGGCTTCTCGTTTGTGAGGATCACGGCTCTCATGGTGTCGTGCAATCGTCTGTGGATCGGCACTGGAAACGGAGTCATCATCTCCATCCCTCTGACAGAGT CCGCCGCCAAGGCCATCAAAGCGGCAGGAAACCATCCGGGAAGTGTCGTGCGCGTCTACGGCGACGACAGCGGCGACAAAGTGACGGCCGGGACGTTCGTCCCTTACTGCTCCATGGCTCACGCTCAGCTCTGTTTCCACGGTCACCGCGACGCCGTCAAGTTCTTCTCCGCAGTTCCAG GTCACGCCATCCCGTCTTCGTCCTGTGGAGGAGAGACGGCGGGGGACAAGGCGTTGGACGCCTCTTCTCAGGAAGGAACCAAGTCCATGCTGGTGATGAGCGGAGGAGAAGGTTACATCGACTTCAGGATGG gcgATGAAGACGGCGAGGCAGACGCAGGAGAAGACGTCCCCATCAAACTGCAGCCCTTCCTGGCTAAAGCCGAGCGCAGCCACCTCATCGTGTGGCAGGTCCTAGTCAACGACGACTGA
- the spag9b gene encoding C-Jun-amino-terminal kinase-interacting protein 4 isoform X4 translates to MSPGCMLLFVFGFVGGAVVINSAVLVSLSVLLLVHYSVSTGGLPALPSLPSRPCRKERPISMGIFQLPGADGVTPDLHREPTDPSAEPWRFNNLSHPQSNTSLKFFPVCLEAEGSRENSQKEDQDEFAGLTPSKSSSPNSKGGAQGGGPSQDGTSKSNASTSPRDGKSSSMSSASSQAGGNMSATPLSTTASDVTMESVNSPLQEQEGSDRINKNLDRNSGKPESNKNISVVQGGQQESTPIKDGAENVEKSEVQKIIESTPELNMDLEGCRGTSTPAKGGIENLAFGRNTDSLFEELSSAGNDLIGDVDDGADLLGMGREVEHLIHENTQLLETKNALNVVKNDLISRVDELSCEKEVLQGELEALSQAKGKLEERNKELEEELRKVRVELEESKHKVKNDNEDDSDVPTAQRKRFTRVEMARVLMERNQYKERLMELQEAVRWTEMIRASKENPSLPEKKKSSLWQFFSRLFSSSGAAAKKPATTEAPVNVKYNAPTSQIQPSVKKRSSALQQLPSDKSKAFDFLNEEVASDKVVSRREQKREQYKQVKAHVQKEDGRVQAYGWSLPKKYKVNGGQTESKMKNLPVPVFLRPLDEKDASMKLWCAAGVNLSGGKTRDGGSIVGASVFYSDVPGPESPTRGTGSQTSLDKLDQDLKEQQKELRQQDELSSLVWICTSTQSTTKVVVIDGNQPGNILESFFICDSHVLCIASVPGARETDYPAGEEVPPNCHAGPAGDDGSCVTDVSSAGGGGGGGVLGGITVVGCAAEGSAAVPQTADGAGGDGESESRAAAEEATEATEVSAGMSDHRGTLRGVYTEHVFTDPLGAQQTPETSETPETSETSGSYTQRESDLLKDGVGSDSTATAEEHQDLMMEEAQKMSSVLPTMWLGAQNGCVYVHSSVAQWKKCLHSIKLKDSVLGIVHVKGRVLVGLADGTLAVFHRGVDGQWDLTNYHLLDLGRPHHSIRCMTVVHDKVWCGYRNKIYVVQPKAMKIEKSFDAHPRKDSQVRQLAWDGDGIWVSIRLDSTLRLFHAHTFQHLQDVDIEPYVSKMLGTGKLGFSFVRITALMVSCNRLWIGTGNGVIISIPLTESAAKAIKAAGNHPGSVVRVYGDDSGDKVTAGTFVPYCSMAHAQLCFHGHRDAVKFFSAVPGHAIPSSSCGGETAGDKALDASSQEGTKSMLVMSGGEGYIDFRMGDEDGEADAGEDVPIKLQPFLAKAERSHLIVWQVLVNDD, encoded by the exons ATGAGCCCCGGGTgtatgctgctgtttgtttttggctttgTCGGAGGAGCGGTGGTCATCAACTCTGCTGTGCtggtgtctctgtctgtgctgctgctggttcaCTACTCTGTCTCCACTGGCGGTTTACCTGCCCTGCCCTCCTTACCCTCCAGACCCTGCAG GAAGGAGCGTCCCATCTCCATGGGCATATTCCAGCTTCCTGGCGCTGATGGCGTGACCCCCGACCTGCACCGGGAACCCACGGACCCCTCGGCCGAACCATGGAGATTCAACAACCTCAGCCACCCGCAGTCCAACACAAGCCTCAAG TTCTTCCCTGTGTGTTTGGAAGCTGAAGGTTCACGAGAGAATTCACAGAAAGAGGATCAG GACGAGTTCGCCGGTTTGACTCCCTCCAAATCCAGTTCTCCAAACTCCAAAGGCGGAGCTCAGGGTGGAGGACCCTCTCAGGATGGTACCTCTAAATCAAACGCGTCCACATCTCCTCGTGATGGGAAGTCCAGCAGTATGAGTTCTGCGTCCAGTCAGGCCGGTGGGAACATGTCCGCCACGCCGCTGTCCACCACAGCTTCAGATGTGACCATGGAGTCTGTGAACTCTCCTCTCCAGGAACAAGAAGGTTCGGACAGGATCAACAAAAATCTGGACCGGAACAGCGGGAAACCAGAGAGCAATAAGAACATCTCGGTGGTACAAGGGGGACAACAGGAGTCCACACCCATCAAAG ACGGAGCAGAAAACGTGGAGAAGTCTGAGGTGCAGAAGATCATAGAGTCCACTCCGGAACTCAATATGGACCTCGAGGGCTGCAGAGGAACCAG CACGCCGGCTAAAGGCGGCATCGAGAACCTGGCGTTCGGCCGGAACACGGACTCTCTGTTCGAGGAGCTGTCGTCCGCGGGGAACGACCTGATCGGAGACGTGGATGATGGAGCAGACCTGCTGG GTATGGGACGGGAAGTGGAACATCTGATTCATGAGAACACGCAGCTGCTGGAAACCAa aAACGCTCTGAACGTGGTGAAGAATGATCTGATCTCACGCGTGGACGAGCTGTCGTGCGAGAAGGAGGTTCTTCAAGGAGAACTGGAGGCTCTGAGTCAGGCCAAGGGCAAACTGGAGGAGAGGAACAAGGAGTTAGAGGAGGAACTCAGGAA GGTTCGAGTAGAGTTGGAAGAGTccaaacacaaagtcaaaaaTGACAACGAGGACGAT AGCGACGTGCCCACAGCGCAGAGGAAGCGCTTCACCAGGGTGGAGATGGCTCGCGTCCTGATGGAGAGGAACCAGTACAAGGAGCGACTGATGGAGCTGCAGGAGGCCGTCAGATGGACCGAGATGATCCG AGCTTCAAAGGAGAATCCGTCTCttccagagaagaagaaatccaGCCTCTGGCAGTT TTTCAGCCGTCTGTTCAGCTCGTCGGGTGCCGCCGCCAAGAAGCCGGCGACGACGGAAGCCCCGGTCAACGTCAAGTACAACGCGCCCACCTCTCAGATTCAGCCGTCggtgaagaagaggagcagcGCGCTGCAGCAGCTGCCCAGCGACAAGAGCAAGGCCTTTGACTTCCTCAACGAAGA AGTGGCGTCAGACAAAGTGGTTTCCAGACGAGAGCAGAAGAGAGAGCAGTACAAACAGGTCAAAGCTCACGTGCAGAAGGAGGACGGCAGAGTGCAGGCGTACGGCTGGAGTCTGCCCAAGAAATACAAA GTCAACGGAGGTCAGACGGAGAGTAAGATGAAGAATCTGCCCGTTCCTGTTTTCCTCAGACCGCTGGACGAGAAAGATGCTTCTATGAAG CTGTGGTGTGCCGCTGGTGTGAATCTCTCTGGAGGTAAAACCAGAGACGGCGGCTCCATCGTGGGAGCCAGCGTCTTCTACAGTGACGTCCCCGGACCTGAGAGTCCCACACGGGGGACGGGCTCTCAGACTAGCCTGGACAAACTGGACCAAGACCTcaag GAGCAGCAGAAGGAGCTGAGGCAGCAGGACGAGCTGTCGTCGCTGGTGTGGATCTGCACCAGCACACAGTCCACCACCAAAGTTGTCGTCATCGACGGCAATCAGCCCGGAAACATCCTGGAGAGCTTCTTCATCTGTGACTCGCACGTGCTCTGCATCGCCAGCGTGCCTG GTGCAAGAGAAACCGACTACCCCGCAGGTGAAGAAGTGCCTCCAAACTGCCACGCAGGACCAGCGGGAGACGACGGCTCCTGTGTGACCGACGTTAGCTCGgcaggcggcggcggcggcggcggcgtgcTCGGAGGCATCACCGTCGTCGGCTGTGCAGCTGAAGGATCCGCCGCTGTTCCCCAAACGGCAGACGGtgcaggaggagatggagaatcTG aatccagagcagcagcagaagaagccaCGGAGGCGACGGAGGTCAGCGCTGGGATGTCTGACCACAGAGGGACTCTGAGGGGCGTCTACACCGAGCACGTCTTCACCGACCCGCTGGGAGCTCAGCAGACGCCGGAGACATCAGAGACGCCAGAGACGTCAGAGACGTCAGGCAGCTACACTCAGAG GGAGAGCGATCTGCTGAAAGACGGCGTCGGCTCAGACTCCACAGCCACAGCCGAGGAGCATCAGGACCTGATGATGGAGGAGGCTCAGAAGATGAGCAGCGTTCTGCCCACCATGTGGCTCGGAGCACAGAACGGCTG TGTGTACGTCCACTCGTCTGTCGCTCAGTGGAAGAAATGTCTCCACTCCATAAAGCTGAAGGACTCTGTGCTCGGCATCGT ACACGTGAAAGGACGAGTACTGGTCGGACTCGCTGACGGCACGTTAGCCGTTTTCCACAGAGGAGTGG ACGGACAGTGGGACCTGACAAACTACCACCTGCTCGACCTGGGTCGACCTCACCACTCCATCCGCTGCATGACCGTCGTGCACGACAAGGTGTGGTGCGGCTACAGGAACAAGATCTACGTGGTGCAGCCCAAAGCCATGAAGATAGAG AAATCATTCGACGCTCACCCCCGCAAGGACAGTCAGGTGCGCCAGTTGGCCTGGGACGGAGACGGCATCTGGGTGTCCATCAGGCTGGACTCCACCCTCAGGTTGTTCCACGCTCACACCTTCCAGCACCTGCAGGACGTCGACATCGAGCCCTACGTCAGCAAGATGCTGG GAACGGGGAAACTGGGCTTCTCGTTTGTGAGGATCACGGCTCTCATGGTGTCGTGCAATCGTCTGTGGATCGGCACTGGAAACGGAGTCATCATCTCCATCCCTCTGACAGAGT CCGCCGCCAAGGCCATCAAAGCGGCAGGAAACCATCCGGGAAGTGTCGTGCGCGTCTACGGCGACGACAGCGGCGACAAAGTGACGGCCGGGACGTTCGTCCCTTACTGCTCCATGGCTCACGCTCAGCTCTGTTTCCACGGTCACCGCGACGCCGTCAAGTTCTTCTCCGCAGTTCCAG GTCACGCCATCCCGTCTTCGTCCTGTGGAGGAGAGACGGCGGGGGACAAGGCGTTGGACGCCTCTTCTCAGGAAGGAACCAAGTCCATGCTGGTGATGAGCGGAGGAGAAGGTTACATCGACTTCAGGATGG gcgATGAAGACGGCGAGGCAGACGCAGGAGAAGACGTCCCCATCAAACTGCAGCCCTTCCTGGCTAAAGCCGAGCGCAGCCACCTCATCGTGTGGCAGGTCCTAGTCAACGACGACTGA